One Antarctobacter heliothermus DNA segment encodes these proteins:
- the rsmA gene encoding 16S rRNA (adenine(1518)-N(6)/adenine(1519)-N(6))-dimethyltransferase RsmA — protein sequence MSAIDTLPPLSEVIKRHQLSARKSLGQNFLLDLNLTARIARVAGDLSDTDVLEVGPGPGGLTRGLLAEGARKVLAVEKDARCLPALAEIAEAYPGRLEFIEGDALEVDAAAHLTPPYAICANLPYNVGTELLVRWLTPKVWPPAWRSLTLMFQKEVAERIVAEPGSKAYGRLALLAQWRCDARIALTLPPGAFTPPPKVSSAVVHLTALPAPRFEADAKVLERVVAAAFNQRRKMLRAALKGLSPQIEDHLAVAGIAPTERAERVPLEQFCALARSLAAV from the coding sequence ATGAGCGCGATCGACACCCTCCCCCCGCTGAGTGAGGTGATCAAGCGTCACCAACTGTCCGCACGCAAGTCGCTGGGTCAGAACTTTCTTCTCGACCTCAACCTGACAGCCCGCATCGCGCGCGTGGCCGGCGACCTGTCGGACACCGACGTGCTGGAGGTGGGCCCCGGCCCCGGCGGACTGACCCGAGGGTTGCTGGCCGAAGGCGCGCGCAAGGTGCTGGCGGTTGAAAAGGATGCGCGCTGTCTGCCTGCGCTGGCCGAAATTGCCGAGGCATATCCGGGCCGGTTGGAGTTTATCGAGGGCGATGCGCTGGAGGTTGATGCCGCGGCCCATTTGACGCCGCCTTATGCGATCTGCGCCAACCTGCCCTACAATGTCGGCACAGAATTGCTGGTGCGGTGGCTGACGCCAAAGGTATGGCCGCCGGCATGGCGGTCCCTGACGCTGATGTTCCAAAAGGAGGTGGCAGAGCGGATCGTGGCAGAGCCGGGCTCCAAGGCCTATGGCCGTTTGGCGCTGTTGGCTCAGTGGCGCTGCGACGCGCGGATCGCGCTGACGCTGCCGCCGGGCGCTTTTACCCCGCCACCCAAGGTCAGTTCCGCCGTGGTGCACCTAACCGCGCTGCCTGCGCCCCGGTTCGAGGCGGATGCGAAGGTGTTGGAACGGGTGGTGGCGGCGGCCTTCAACCAGCGGCGCAAGATGCTGCGCGCCGCGTTGAAGGGTCTGTCACCGCAAATCGAGGATCACCTGGCCGTGGCCGGGATTGCCCCGACAGAGCGGGCCGAGCGTGTTCCGTTGGAGCAATTCTGCGCGCTGGCGCGCAGCCTTGCTGCCGTCTGA
- the pdxA gene encoding 4-hydroxythreonine-4-phosphate dehydrogenase PdxA produces MTGASPVALSCGEPAGIGPELAEAAWDRLGRDLPFFWIGDPAHLPGRVPHVVLDDPVQATVRVGEGLPVWPLDMPGPRVPGLPQASHAPGVIAAIEEGVRLVQAGVASALCTLPISKQALAEGAGFTFPGHTEFLAHLAGVDEVVMMLASDRLRVVPVTIHIALADVPAALTPALLERRIRITHTALKTQFGIAAPRLAVSGLNPHAGEGGRMGHEDAALIAPVLDRLRADGMDLRGPLPADTMFHARARAGYDAAICMYHDQALIPIKTLDFDEGVNVTLGLPFIRTSPDHGTAYDIAGKGVANPSSTLAALRMAAQMANA; encoded by the coding sequence ATGACTGGGGCCTCTCCCGTCGCGTTGAGCTGCGGGGAACCTGCTGGGATCGGGCCGGAATTGGCTGAGGCAGCATGGGACCGTTTGGGGCGCGACTTGCCGTTCTTCTGGATCGGCGATCCGGCGCACTTGCCCGGGCGCGTGCCGCATGTGGTTTTGGACGATCCCGTGCAAGCGACGGTCCGAGTTGGTGAGGGGCTGCCGGTCTGGCCCTTGGACATGCCCGGCCCCCGCGTGCCCGGACTGCCGCAAGCCTCCCATGCGCCCGGCGTGATCGCAGCTATCGAAGAAGGTGTGCGTCTAGTGCAGGCCGGTGTGGCGTCAGCCCTGTGCACCTTGCCGATCAGCAAACAGGCGCTGGCAGAGGGTGCGGGGTTTACCTTTCCCGGCCATACCGAGTTCCTCGCTCATCTGGCGGGTGTGGACGAGGTGGTGATGATGCTGGCCTCTGACCGCCTGCGCGTGGTCCCGGTCACCATTCATATCGCGCTGGCGGATGTGCCGGCCGCGCTGACCCCCGCCCTGTTGGAGCGGCGTATCCGCATCACACACACGGCACTCAAAACACAATTCGGCATAGCCGCCCCACGCCTTGCGGTGTCTGGTCTGAACCCGCACGCGGGCGAAGGCGGTCGCATGGGCCATGAGGACGCGGCACTGATTGCCCCGGTGCTGGACCGTTTGCGGGCTGACGGGATGGACCTGCGCGGCCCTCTGCCCGCCGATACGATGTTCCACGCTCGCGCCCGTGCAGGCTATGACGCTGCGATCTGCATGTATCACGATCAGGCCCTGATCCCGATCAAGACACTGGACTTCGATGAGGGTGTCAACGTCACGCTAGGACTGCCCTTTATCCGCACCTCGCCCGATCATGGAACAGCCTATGACATCGCAGGCAAGGGTGTTGCCAATCCCAGTTCCACACTGGCCGCACTGCGCATGGCAGCACAAATGGCCAACGCATGA
- a CDS encoding peptidylprolyl isomerase, which yields MFILTRLLAPALAVLSITLSPAPLAAQNLFAPAIQVNDSVITNYEIAQRKRMLQVLKAPGNLDKLSREQLIDDRLRIQAARDNGVRPTEQEVLDGMGEFAARANLDRDQFVAAIGAEGVAEQTFRDFVAAGLSWRQLVQARFGGRATVSEDEIDRALSLQSGTSTVRVLVSEIIMPMPPGEEDAVRARAERIAQLDSTGAFSAQARQYSATASRDAGGRLPWQNLSDLPPQLRPLLLGLAPGEVTAPIPLDGAVALFQLRDIEETGFSPPEVTAVEYAAYYMAGGRTPETLARARVLAGRVDRCDDLYGVAKGQPPEVLERGTLPVDDLPTDIALELTKLDPGEVSTALTRSGGQTLVFLMLCGRSTQITEDVDRGEITIGLRNRRLATLADGYLAQLRADARIVNR from the coding sequence ATGTTCATTCTGACCCGCCTGCTTGCACCGGCCCTTGCGGTCCTCTCGATCACCTTGAGCCCCGCGCCGCTGGCCGCGCAGAACCTTTTTGCCCCCGCCATTCAGGTCAACGACAGCGTCATCACCAATTATGAGATCGCACAGCGTAAGCGGATGTTGCAGGTGCTGAAAGCACCCGGAAACCTCGACAAACTCTCACGCGAACAGTTGATAGATGACCGCCTGCGCATTCAGGCGGCACGCGACAACGGCGTCCGTCCGACAGAACAAGAAGTGCTGGACGGCATGGGTGAGTTTGCTGCGCGCGCCAATCTGGACCGCGATCAATTCGTCGCGGCCATTGGCGCCGAGGGTGTAGCCGAACAGACCTTTCGCGATTTCGTCGCCGCCGGTCTGAGCTGGCGCCAACTGGTTCAGGCCCGGTTCGGCGGTCGCGCCACCGTGTCCGAGGATGAGATCGACCGCGCCCTGTCGCTGCAATCGGGCACAAGCACGGTGCGCGTTCTGGTATCTGAAATCATCATGCCGATGCCGCCGGGCGAAGAGGATGCCGTTCGCGCCCGCGCGGAACGTATTGCGCAACTCGACAGCACCGGTGCCTTTTCGGCCCAGGCGCGGCAGTATTCCGCCACCGCCAGCCGCGACGCTGGCGGCCGCCTGCCCTGGCAGAACCTGAGCGATCTGCCGCCGCAACTGCGCCCGTTGCTGCTAGGCCTTGCACCGGGCGAGGTGACAGCGCCTATTCCGCTGGACGGCGCCGTTGCCCTGTTCCAGTTGCGCGACATCGAGGAAACCGGCTTTAGCCCGCCAGAGGTCACTGCGGTGGAATACGCCGCCTACTATATGGCCGGAGGCCGGACCCCCGAAACACTGGCGCGCGCCCGCGTGCTGGCTGGTCGGGTGGACCGCTGCGACGACCTGTATGGCGTCGCCAAGGGACAACCCCCCGAGGTCCTGGAACGCGGCACGCTGCCAGTGGACGATCTGCCGACGGACATCGCGCTGGAACTGACCAAGCTGGACCCCGGAGAGGTCTCGACAGCACTCACACGTTCGGGCGGTCAGACGCTGGTGTTTCTGATGCTCTGCGGGCGGTCCACGCAAATTACCGAAGATGTTGACCGGGGCGAAATCACAATCGGTTTGCGCAACCGGCGTCTGGCCACACTGGCCGATGGCTATCTTGCGCAGCTGCGCGCCGACGCCCGTATCGTCAACCGATGA